A segment of the Dioscorea cayenensis subsp. rotundata cultivar TDr96_F1 unplaced genomic scaffold, TDr96_F1_v2_PseudoChromosome.rev07_lg8_w22 25.fasta BLBR01001223.1, whole genome shotgun sequence genome:
CTTTCACAACCTCCAGCTCACCCTGCATAATACACAATAAGTCATCTGACAAACCCAATGCAATCACATCACAGGACAAGGAAGAACACACAACAGGAAGAATTTTAGAACCTGAAAGCAGTCATGGATGAtgctcttgttcttcttcttcgaatgtCTAAGGTTCATATGCAGTGTATTCAATAACCAAGACATGAATTCAACCGGATCAGATTGCACCCCGATTTGGAACCTTTTATCACTAGCTTTCATGACTGCTTGCAAAAACTCATGGGGGCTCACCTGCAAATAAATGAGTTTTGAGAACTGTTCCGCACAAAGCAAAGGGCAAGATGCAATGAAGATAATTACTAAGAAACCAACCTGCCCCTTGAAGTTTCGGGCATGCCAAACCTTCCGTGTAAGCTCTCCAAAACGATGAACAAGTGGAGACTTGCAATGCTGATAATTCTCAGGAACAAGGAAAAAGTTCCTTAAAGGCGTAACCCGCATTAAAGATTGAATTGTTACATTCACAAAATCAGTTTCCTTGATGTTGTTAAGACCAACCTGAAAATCAAGTCCACAACATAAATTTTTCCAGAATATATTTGCAAAGACCAACAATAAATTCAATGAGGCTAGCATATAGGTTTAGCTAACAGCATAGGAGAGTAACGATATCATAAGTAATTTTTACAAGAGTGTGTACCACAGGACATAAATTTGCAAACATAAATTGACCGATGATGAGCATTCTATAACTAGGATCTATATCAATATATCACAGAGTTACACTTTATAAAAATAGCTCAAACACAATAGTAAAGGACTTGCCATTCCAGGAAGATAGTTAGAACCATCCAGTGCCCTTGACCATTGCCTATTTTCATCAAGATGCAGAACTTGTTCTCGAGAAAACCTGAAAACCAGAATACACACAAATTGAAGTCCCTTGATCAAAAATTCTAAATGCaaagtaaacaatagaaaaaccTAATGGCAAAAAATTgcaattttctaaatatattctTCATGACGCTGCAAGACACAAGCTTTCAGTAGAATTTTGTTTCTACATATCTAACAATCTTGAGTATTAATGAATTTCCGTGTTATATCAACCTCTAAGACAAAATTCAATTAGACACATCTAGAGGCAagcattcatttaaaaaaataaacacaagcAATTCACAGCCAACTGACCAaacattcattcaaaaaaaaaaaacattcattcaaaaacaaacacaagtaATTCAAAGCCAAggaccaaattaagaaaaaaaaagattaagtaGAGAAGAACAAACAAACCTCGGGTTCAAAACATGCCGAATATCATCTAAAGAAGGGTCATTGATCTCATATCCATCAGGAAGGCAATAAACCTTTTCAGTCTGGAGATTGATATACACATGGTGCCCAGCTTCAAGACTATGAGTATACGCATGAGAATTCAAACCTCTACCTTGGTAGTACTTGCCACAGACTAAACAAGCATAGACATTCAAATTAGACAAGGAAATCGAGCAAAATTTCTCGAAATCAAAGTCCAAGACCTGCAACATAAATCAATCGATCCAATCATCAAGAACAACAAACAGGATGTGGATGTGGATTCTGGTGATGAGATTACCTGCCGGTTGACGGTATCCAAGTAAGGGCAGTCCCGGCGAACCTCGACCTGGCGCCGCCGCGGAGCCGCCGGCTTTTGAAACCCTACATCCTCCTCCTCCGATTCCGCAACTCCATTGTCATTCTCGTCATCGTCGCTATAAGGGGCGAGGACTGGAATGGAcgctccttcttcttcttcttcttcttcttcttcctcgaGGTCGAGCTCTGGTTTTCGTTTTCTAGAGGACTCCATGAGGATTCGCGGGAAAGGaaaccaaaaaccctaattagAGAGATAAAGACCATATAGATCTGGATCTCGATCTCGAGATATGATCGGACGGTCTGGGTTTGGGCTCCATGGCGAGGGCTTCGCCTCGGGATTTGCACATCCGATCTCCAGATCATCGGTCGTGAGACGTTGCACGAATCTCAAAGATGGTTGTGTACCGACACGGTTAGGTATTGATGATGCGTTCCAGGCTGGTGTTTGGAAGATGTCATTGAGACTAAAGTCGGGaggtatattaatatatatatatatatatatattataattttatatatatatatatatatatgcatttgagataaactatttaaaaatgtttgagataaagtatttaaaaatgatttaattgtttaaatttccAGAATCAAATACGCACGTGGTGCGGGACAACGCAGTCATGGATCTATAATGTTCTCTATGGGCTGGAACATTATAGAATAAAGCCCATTATCCAACAGCAGTGTCTACCCAGCAGCCATGGTGCACCGCTTTGTATCCAGAATTTTAGTTTCCAAAATAGTTGGATGTGTTtcgctttaaaaaaataaatgaaaatcatatgtggttttatttttaagaaatgttttttttttattttttcaagttATTCACTTCattcgtgtgtgtgtgtgtagagtgcatttctattgttttattttccttgtataaaaaggaaaaacacaaaataccaagaaaatttatttagaaCATCTTCAAACACCCAAGAGAACCCAGGTCCACACatactaaaattataaaataagtggTTTAAacaatggggaaaaaaatacaaaaaaagtcAATCAAAAGGTATAAGATTTGATTGTCTAAATTCCAGACGCAGCCACGCAAACACTGTAATAAATTTTACGTGAACTCAGAAGATCAAATGGATGCATTATAAATCACAGATAAACAGGCAAGATGATACCATCAAGCGCGAACaagttaacaaaaaataaataaaaataaaacgcCCACAAAGGATAAACACCACAAAATGAAACTTGCAAGCTATTCTTATAACAGACATGATACAAACAAAACTAGGATCAATTTAACCAAAATtgaattctgatttttgtttcAACTATTAGAAGAGTAACAGCGATGATTAGTCAGTAAATAAGTGGAACAAAGCTGATTCTAGAATTCGGGATACTGTAAAGGTGAGAAGAAGAATGAGTCCAATGCCACGTGCTGAGTTCGAGGAAGGCTCTGCATGCCTGAAAGAGGCTCATTGGTGGTAAAGTTGTGTCAACTGGTATAATTATCATCATCCAAGAATGGCAAAATTACCtgcattgatgatgatgatgatggtggtggtggtggtggtggtggtggtggtggtggtggtggtacaCAACATTTGAGCTCTCAGACCAATCTGTTTATGAAGGAGGACTAGCTACCTTGTCCATTGCAATATCAGATTCACCACCAACATGATCATTTAGTGGTGATGGATCAGCAGTGGCTCGTCTGCCATATAATCTACTCAGTATCTGCCGATACCCTTCAGTAGGTAATTTGGAGGAACTTCGATTGATTTCTCCCGCTGAGGGTAATTCTGATGCTTCAGATCTTGCAATTGAAGGAGAAATGCTCTCATGTGAGGACTTGTTCGTGGATAACATACCCACTTCATCCTTGAATCTCACACTCTTCTTATAAgacttaatttttttctgaaCATTTCTCCAACCACATGGTGAAGCACCGCATCCATCTTGAGTAGCAGCAGAGTTGTAATCAACAGGCATGAGATTGTACCTGATGGTTATTTCCTGGTGTTTCATAGTCCAATCAGAACGGCTCCATAATGAGAGTGGTGGAGGTTTCAAGTTCCATTGCTCCAGTTGTTGGTCTTCCAGGTCTATGGATCCAGGCAGGTAAAATGACTGCATAGTTAAAGACAAAGTTAATAATCCATAATCAAGGCACGTGAAATAGCGAGTATTACATGAAAGATTAGGTTCATTATATATTACCTTTCCTGAAAGTTTTTTGTCATCTTCCCATATTAGATCATATGGTGGATGTTTCCTATCCAGCCTGATTGTGCCAGAAAAACACACTTGTAAGTTACAATACCATAATTGTTCAAGAGCTAGAAAAATCTTGAACTCTCGTGCCAATTTATGATTGGAATGTGCTAAGAGAAAAACCTTGTTGTCTCCTTGGGAACAATAAGGATCAGGAGTTTCGGCTTGAACGTAAGGGCTTTGTCAATGAATGCATTGGCAAGAGATGCTTTGACTCCAAATGGAGGATTGAGCCCCATGATCTgttcataataatttttccaaGTCATGGTGCGGGTAGATCTTCATTATCAAATGGGTGTGACACAAATGTAAACAACTTTGATTAGAATATTATAGGCTCATACCAATTTAGGCCCTTCAGGCAATTCTTCTAGCTGCACTGTCATCCAATCCCTCTGTTCAAAATTGAAATCATCCTGCCAAAGAACATAATCACACTTCATTGCTAAATCAATAAGAAAAAAGCTTAGTATAAGCCAACAAGTCGCCTCTAGTTCACAAGTGTGGCCAAAATGCAAGCCATAGTTCAAGCATGAAAACAGAATATGACGGCCATTACTGTGCTTAAATTTGAGCTTGAAGATAATTAATATCTATGCTCTCAGGTAGTTTACCACTATTTGGCTGCAGAATTTACAACTGATATGAAAGTTTTCAATAGCGAGGTTTTAGACTCACATGTTTTAAGAAATCTACTtatgaaaaccataataatatCCTCAAGAATGCAACTAGCATGTTATTAATTGTGTTAAGAGACCAAATCTAATGATTGCCAAACTTAAAGATCAACAGGAACTATTTGCATATGGCATGAGAAACAAAGGGatgttcaaaaacaaaaaccatcaaAAGTCTGGTATTCAATCAATCTGGACTCAACCATATTTGTTCACTTCTGAGTAGTTCTTATTTTAATGCCAACATCAACTCAAGTGGTTTTTGTGAATCCTGAAATGTCATTTACACTAAAAGTACTGGAAGATGTAGgacatgaaaaatcaaaattcaacaaCCATGTCTATCAAACATTACCCAGTATTATGTaccaaaattaatgaaaactcAACACTTAAATGCTGTATTTGTAGAACATTCCTCTCACAGCAAAAGGACTGCCtgtttcttcttcaataaattacaataaaatgaaaCTCATGAAAACTGTCAAAGCTAATAATTTAACTTAAATCTACCAAATCAAAGAGCTTTCCTCTACACATGGTCTAAAGCTGCCTTTGCAACCTTAATTTGACATCAAAATGTACAAAATGCATGGTCAAAGGTAGCAAGGTGGATGATTAAGGAGATAAACTTGCAGAAGAAGGTACCTTTGGTTGCAACAGATCATAATTTCTGAATGATGCCTTCTTCCCCGCTATCTCAagcttttctttcattaatctACTGAAATCATTTGCTCCACAACAGAAGTCAACtatctaaaagaaaaaagagttcAAATGTCAGAAGAACATAAATAAAGAGaacaaaatatatacacatagcCACATTAAGGAAAGAAATTATAAACCGGTTTATTTAATTTAGACACTTCAGCTGATTTTCAAGCATAAAGCTGAAACATAAACAGTGAAACATCTAATATTTGTGCTCAGCTATATTGCATGCACAACAAGCATTTTATGTTGTCAACATTCAACCCAGAAGCATGAGCTTGAAGGATGGCAGACTCAAATTTGTAGGTTGTAGGTTGATATCCATTTTTACTACCTTACTCCTTAAAGCCTAAACTGAACATAGTTCACGGCTAGTCCAACAGTAGTTCATAGAATTAGCATGTCAGAGCATGTAATTGGAGCCTAGTATTATGGATGTAAACTATGTATCATAAAATGTTACATGTGCGTACCGTGTCACCATCTTGCACATACCATTGGAGCTTTTCCACAATCTGAATGTTAGCAATGTAATTTATTAGAATAGCAAGTTAAAACGGATACCCAAACCACATGTTGTaaaccaaaatttgaaaacaCACTAAAtcaagagaaataaaaatgcataacattaaaaagagaaaatataaaaattaagttcAAACTTGATGGGATTCCATTTGTTTTTCCTAGTCTATTGTTTAATCAGATAGTTGACAACTTGCATTGCAAAGTAAATATAGAATGCTTAGATGAGTCAATTTGCCATATAGATGCAAAGTAATCCAACTTCCAATTGGCTTAGGCAAAAACTCCACTGACCAAGCCCCAAAGCAAGGCAGatttaataatattgaaaaataattgttggcGCATTATTTTCTTAGTTTACTTGAACTAGCACATTTCATATTATCCTTATCTAGTTAGTTTGATTCCTGATTTTATTAGTATGTTTGTTGAATCCATAacaataactatatatatagatagatagataaattGCAAGTTTCTACGAATTCATGAAATAAGAATTTTATCTTTTCTACGATAGTGATAGTACTTTAGTTATGTTTGGTTAAAAACCATTAGATGCAAACAAAACCAGTTTTGTATGGAATCATTAGTAACACCAGTAAAAATAAGTCAATCAGCATTTTGTTTATTCCGGGTCACTGCTACTCCTTAAGCTTCTTCTGCATTTTGTGAAATGACTAATTAAAAAGATGGGAAGGCACAGAATGGTAGATAAACTTTAAATTGTTGCTGCAACACATAAAATCAGATTAAGATACAATAAAATGTGATGattaacaatttaaaataacagAACACTGAATGCTCTGAACTGCGGCTTTTCACCTCCTACAGATATAATACTTATTATTTGTTAGCTTAAGAAATCAATAAACATTTCACACTTTGGGATTGGTGGGATTGGTGGGCTGATTTATTTTTAACCCAAGGAACACAAACATTATAGCTAAAATTGAACTCAGAGACACATCACGCTTCATACCCAAGGCAGTGGGTAAATACCAGCTAATCAACATGGCCTCGGCCCAGGGACGTGTTGAAGAACGCAACAGGTTCAGCTGTACGTACCTCAGCATCTCACACGGTGCAACCTTATCTTCAGTAAAGCTGTGCGAAATAGCTTCGCCAAGGGTAAGCACTTAAACACATTGGTGCAGACACAATGAAGCATAAATTGTAATGTTGAGACATGCTAAATGATTTAAGGTTGTAACAGAATTTCAGAAGGGTCAGCATACCTCAATAGAACCTCCACCTTAGCCAGTGTGATGCTCTTGTCAATCTGCTTTCATTATAGACATAAGTAGTAGTGGTATTGTCCGCTTGCTGACGCACATCTTCAGCGCCAGAACCTCTAAAGATGCTTTATTTATTAAACCAAACACTGCATAATTATCAAGAAATTTGTAAATACATAGCATTATTTAGAGCCCAGAGCTCAAACAAGACAATCATGAGTAGTAAAAGTCAAACCATGCCTCAAACCAGTCTCACCAAGCCGGCCGGTGAGATTATGGTATATCGGTGGCCGATCTCACCAAAGACAACTACTTGTCTGCATTTCAAATGGAAAACACGATGATATAAGTAAAATCAGGTTATTAAATGAACTGAAGAAATAACCAGCAGATTTTGAAgttcaattaaaacaattaataatagaggGCAAAAGCATTTTGTTTGTTAAATTTTAGACCGTAATTTGCTGTCAACCACAATCGCAATATATCATCAAATCCTACATGGATCCACAAGCAAATTCTTGTCCAACAGTCTTCGCCTGTATGATTGTTGTATGTCTACTTAGACTATTCAGGTGATCTAATCCCAAAGACAACTGCATCTCTAAATTTCAGttaaagatcaatgatgatataAGTACAACAATAGCATAAATGAAGTAAACAGGATGTTGAACACCCACCAAACCATTTAATAATAGAGGCTGGAGATGCAAAAAGGTTTCTACTATGGTGGTTTCAGAACAGTCAAACTGATGGGTTTATATACCTGGCTCTGAGTTGAGTTTTATCAACAAATCTGGTATTATCATCAAGATTATGATTGACTCTATATATGGCTTAGATTCTATAATTGGTCTTGGTTGCAATTGTATATACCCAAACTAAAGTGATCCTTCATAATTGTGTCTAAACAAGCTTAATATGTCAAGAAAAATACCAAAAGATTTGCTGGTCATCACTAGTCAAAACATTAAATCTTGGTTAAGGACAAGACAAAAAATATTCCAATGCTTTTAAACAGATGACACATTTCACAGAGAAGTGATTCTTCTTTACCTCTTTTCAGTTTCACAGTCTACCACTGAAATGAATCCTTCGTTGAAAAAGCCTCTTGTAGTATTTCTCTCTCGACGCAGCTAATACAGCAACTTTGTGATTATCATTCAATGGTATCTTTTGTTCTCTGAAAATGGCCTTGAAAGAACAGAGGTCACTGTACCTTTGGGGCCTCTCCATTAAAATCTTTGTCGTTGTCCAAAAATAGATACATGCCCCAGTAAAATCAGATCCACTTTTCACAAAAACCTTTGCTTTCTTAATGGCGGAGGCACGTATTCTAGCAACCATGGCACTATGTTTGACAATGTTTCATCTGAGGTGTGTTGATTTATTGGTCAATATTACTGTCAGTTTGCTGTTCTTCAGAAACTGCCTCTTCTTGAGCAGAAGCTAATTTGGCAGTACCAGAACAAAGTTTATATCTTTCCGATCAGGAGAGTATCTGAAACAATATGGTTTCTAATTGGTGTCTGAAGGTTCTTCAATTTATGCTTTCTgcacatatttaaacaaaatatggTTAGAGATAAACTGCAATGAGAAAATAACCTAGAAACCGCAAAGAGTAGATGCTTGGAATTGATAGACAAAgcataaagaataaaaaaatgtgttgaCGTAAAATCAAGATGGCTCAGAAGAAGATCTCTCAAGCCCTTGAAACTTCCACATCCTAAATTCTCAAAAATACCTAATATCAAAGTAGGGATGGATGGGAGtcagaaaaataattaaaaaactaaatcaagaaatttcattCAAAAGTTTCTTTTGATAATTTCTATTCAAGAAATTCAGGGCTTATAATACGAAAACCTTGTAAGCATTTTTCGGGTGATATGCGACTTAGGACAGCGGGCACACATCGCAAATTGTACCTTTAACCTTTTGTTCTCGTTGATTGCTCACAGATAGGCGATTAATACGCTTCTATGGACAGGCAATAATGAATGCTTCCCCCAGCCACAATTTTTTCCCTCGGTATACACT
Coding sequences within it:
- the LOC120255878 gene encoding U4/U6.U5 tri-snRNP-associated protein 2-like, with amino-acid sequence MESSRKRKPELDLEEEEEEEEEEGASIPVLAPYSDDDENDNGVAESEEEDVGFQKPAAPRRRQVEVRRDCPYLDTVNRQVLDFDFEKFCSISLSNLNVYACLVCGKYYQGRGLNSHAYTHSLEAGHHVYINLQTEKVYCLPDGYEINDPSLDDIRHVLNPRFSREQVLHLDENRQWSRALDGSNYLPGMVGLNNIKETDFVNVTIQSLMRVTPLRNFFLVPENYQHCKSPLVHRFGELTRKVWHARNFKGQVSPHEFLQAVMKASDKRFQIGVQSDPVEFMSWLLNTLHMNLRHSKKKNKSIIHDCFQGELEVVKESHKKPLIEKKESNEEQNKMVTADDEGTNGVVKETSTVPFLMLGLDLPPPPLFKDAMEKNIIPQVPLFNILKKFDGESVTEVVRPCIARMKYRVTRLPKYLILHMRRFTKNNFFIEKNPTLVNFPVKNLELKDYIPLPPPKENMKMRSKYDLIANIVHDGKPGEGVYRAFVQCKSEELWYEMQDLHVTETLPQMVALSEAYMQIYEQHE
- the LOC120255877 gene encoding protein ENHANCED DOWNY MILDEW 2-like, yielding MKEKLEIAGKKASFRNYDLLQPKDDFNFEQRDWMTVQLEELPEGPKLIMGLNPPFGVKASLANAFIDKALTFKPKLLILIVPKETTRLDRKHPPYDLIWEDDKKLSGKSFYLPGSIDLEDQQLEQWNLKPPPLSLWSRSDWTMKHQEITIRYNLMPVDYNSAATQDGCGASPCGWRNVQKKIKSYKKSVRFKDEVGMLSTNKSSHESISPSIARSEASELPSAGEINRSSSKLPTEGYRQILSRLYGRRATADPSPLNDHVGGESDIAMDKVASPPS